ATCCTTTATTATTATATCTTTATTATTATCAATATCATTAAAAGAGTTAAGTTTCTGGGCTATCTTTTCTAGATTTAACGGTAAGCCTATTAACTCAGAAGAAATCGTTTCCATAAAATCAACTTCTAATGAATCAGAGTATATTTTAGAAGACCTAATAAAACCATCTTTTAGCTGTAAACCTAATTCTATACTTCCCCAATCAAATTTATTTGATAAAACTATATCAAAACTAGGTGTCTGACCATACCTCCACTCCCATGAAGAATATTTATTATATAAAAGCTCTATTTTCTCTGTATTATTTATTTCAATTTCTTCGCCATCTCCTCCATAATTTCCAAGAAAAGTTTTCTTCAATAAGTCACTCATCTTTTCAATAGTAATATTAGGATTGATATTTTTAAGATTAACTACCCTTGATTGAACAGAATCTATTCCCTTTGATATTATTTTTTCCTTAGACACCTGCAAATAAGAAGTAAGTTTATCAAAATCAGTATCTACTAGAATAGTACCATGATGATAAGCTGCATTACCTCTAAAATAATAAGCATTACCTGAAAACTTTTTCCCGTTAACTGTTATATCATTTCTCCCAGAAAACTCTGCATCAATACCAAATATTTTTACAGAATCAATAATTACCTTTAACTGCTTAGATAAATCATATAAATCCTTGTCCATAATAAAAGTAAAATTTAGATTGCCTAAATCATGATAAACAGCACCACCACCAGATAATCTTCTAGCTAATTTCCCACCGGAATTTTCTAAAACCTCACATCTACATTCCTTCCATGGATTTTGATTTCTCCCAATAACTACAGTATTTTGGTTTTGCCATAAATATAAGTAAATTTCATTTTTTTTTACACTATCTAATAAATATTCTTCTAAGGCCAAATTATACCAAGGATCTTTTGAAGGTGAAAAATATATTTTTGTAGTTAGACTTTGATTAAGCAAAATGTATAGCACCACCTTCAACAGCTAACGCCCCTTCGTGTATTACCTCACTAGTAGTAGGATGTGCGTGAATTGTTTCAATAATATCTTCTACTTTTAAATGATTTTTTATAGCCAAAGTAATCTCCCCTATTAAATCAGTAGCATTAGGTCCTATGATAGCACCACCAATTATCTTATTAGAAGATTTATCTTTAATTATTTTTATAAAACCTCTATCTTCTCCAATAGTTAAAGCTTTTCCATTAGCTTGGAAGGGGAATTTTCCTATCTCTACATGAATACCTTTTTCATTAGCTTCCCTTTCGCTTATTCCTACTACTGCTATTTCAGGATCTGTGAATATAGCATTTGGTACTACATCATAATTCATTTTTACATCATATCCTAATATATTTTTGACCGCAATTATTCCTTGATGAGATGCAACATGAGCTAATTGGATTTTATTAGTAACATCTCCAATAGCATATATGTTAGGTATATTAGTCTGTAATTTTTCATTAACTTTTATACCCATACCCTCATCATTAAGTTCTATCTTTAACCTATGTAAATCTAAATTACCTAAATAAGGTTTTCTACCTACTGCTATTAATACCTTGTCTGCACATATAAATTTTTTATCTTCCTTACTCTTAAATACTACAATAGATTCATTATTCTCAGTAGATAAAACTTCTTCCACTTTTGAGTCGGTATAAATTTTTATACCTCTTTCGATAGCGATATTGGCAATTTCTTGACAAATATCCTCATCCAAAATTGATAATATACTATTTACAGACTCAATTACAGATACTTCTACTCCAAAACTATTAAAAATAAAGGCAAACTCCATACCTATTATTCCACCGCCAACTATAACCAACTTTTTAGGCAATTCAGAAAGATATAGTGCCTCATCGCTAGTAATAACATTTTTATCTTCAATTCCATGTATAGGAGGTTTTATCGCTTTAGATCCGGTAGCAATAATAATATTTTTAGTTGTTATTAAATTTTCAACATTTTTTTCTTTTACATAAACTGTTTCATGATTGAGAATCTTACCCTCACCATAAATAATTTTTACATTATTTTTTTGTAATAGATAAGAGATTCCTCCTACTAACCTATCTACAACTTTATTTTTCCTTTCTACCACTTTTCTAATATTGACTGAAACATTTTCTGCATATAAACCAAATTCTTCTGCTCTTTTAAAACTATTGAATACTTTGGAAGATTTAACTAAACATTTTGTTGGAATACAACCCAAGTTTAAACAGGTTCCTCCTAACCTTTCTTTTTCAATTAAAATAACCTTGGCACCTAATTTTGCAGCTTGTATAGCTGCTACATATCCACCTGGTCCTCCCCCTATTATAGTAATATCAGCCATCATCTCTTGTTTTTGTGGCTTCATTAAACTACTAAAATAGTTATATCCCTGAATACTTTCTTTTATTTCTTGTTCAATTTTACTTGCTTCTATTTTAACTAAAATATCACCAATTTTTACCAAATCTCCTTCTTCTACTAATATCGATGTTAACTTTCCAGAAACATTAGATCTAATACTCATATTTCCTTTATTAGATTCAATTTCTAATAATATATCACCACACTTGACAATTTCACCTAATTTTTTATTAATCTTTCCAACTTTTCCTACCTTTTCATGGCCGTTAAGTTTTTCAAGTTTTATCTCAACCATTTTAAATCCTCCTTACATATACTAAAAGGCAGTTTTCACTGCCTTTTAGCATTTTATTTAAAATCTCCTTCAAATTCATCTAATGATTGTTTTAACAAAGTAACACTATATGCCATTGTAGGTCCTCCTCCAAAAGCAACCCCTACCATTGCAGCCTCCATTATTTCCTCACGGGTTGCACCTGCTTCAAGAGCTTTGTATGCATGAAAAACAATACAGTATTCACAACGATTATATACCCCAATAGCTACGCTAATTAACTCTTTTGTTTTCACATCAAGTTTTCCCGGCTGATAAGAAGCTCCCAATAATCCCATAAAAGCTCCTACATGAGCTTCATTGGTTTTTTGTACTTCCTGTAAACCTCCCATAAATTCATTTAACAATTCCCTTGGTGTTTTAGCCATTTAAATTCCCCCTTAATAAAATATAAAAATTAGTTGTATTACTAATTATTATTATAGCAATTAATTATAAAAAATCAACCTTTTTTTGATAAAAAAATCACATACTTCTATTTGTTACGAAGCATGTGTTCTTCAACATTTAATACCATCTTTTTTAAAACAGACAAAAACATTTGCATTTCTTCTTCGTTAATACCTTTTGATACAATTTCACTAAACTTTTCTCCTTCAGGAATTAACACTTCTCTATAGTGTTTGCCTTTCTGGGTAAGTAATAAATTAAAAGCCCTTCTATCATCTTGTTTTTTGCATCTAATTACCAAACCTTCCCTTTCCATTCTATCAATTAATCTAGCAACGGTAGATTCTTTAATGTTCATCTTGTTCGCTAGCTCTTTTTGATTAATAACTTCTTGTAACCCTAAGTAATATAATGCAATCCACTGCACACGGGTAACTCCTTTACTACTGAGAATTTGATCAAATGCATCAGTAATAAACTTCATTGAATTATCCGTTATATAAGCAACACATGTATCTAATGTAAACATTATCCTTCACCCCCTTTTTATACTACCTTATTGTTATATTGCAATACTAAAAAACATTCAACCTTTGACAAATTTTAATATATGTTTCTACACCTAATAATAAAATTTCTTCATCAAAATTAAACATTCCGTTGTGTAAAGGCTGAACAAATCCCTTTTCTTCATTTTTTGAACCCAATAACATAAAAATTCCCGGTATCTGTTGCTGATAAAAGGAGAAATCTTCTGCCAACATTAAGGGTTTTACTATTTCCACTTTTTCAGGGTCTAACGAGCTTTTAACTATTTCGAACAATTTACTATCATTAATTACCGGTGGGTAAAAATCCCTTATCTCCATATCAATTTGTACTTCATAGATATTTTCAATACCTAAATTGATTTTTTTCATTTTCTCTTTAATTAAATTATATGTTTCCCCATGAAAAGCTCTAATTGTTCCATTTAGTTGGACATTACCGGCTATTATATTTCTTGCCTCTCCACCTTTTATTGTCCCTATTGTTAAAACCCCTGGTTCTAAAGGATCGATTTTTCTAGATAATATTGTTTGATAATCTAAGATCAAAGCGGAAGCAGCCACTATAGCATCTGATCCTTTATGTGGTTGAGCTCCGTGGGCACTACTTCCCCTTATTACTAAGTCTACCTCACCACTTTGTGCCATTAATGGACCATTTGTTAAACCAATTTTACCTTGTTCTAACCCAGGGAAAATATGGAGACCAAAAATCCCTTCAACATTATATTTTTTCAATATTCCTTCTTCAATTATCTCTTTTGCTCCCCCTGGCCCTTCTTCCGCCGGTTGAAAGATTAAAAGGATGTCTTTGTTTAATTTTTCCAGTCTAGAAAGGTATTTAGCAAAACCTAATAAAATCGCCATATGACCATCGTGACCACAGGCATGCATTTTCCCTTGATGAAGGGATATATAATCTATATCGTTTAGTTCAGTAACCTCTAATCCATCCATATCAGCTCTAAAAGCTAAAGCACCAGTTCCTTCACCTTTTTTAAGGGCTACAATCCCTGTTTTGGCCACAACTTCAATTTCATAACCATATGATAACAAATATTCTTTTACAATTTGATGGGTTTGGTAAAGGTCAAAGGCCAATTCCGGCACTTGATGTAAACGCCTCCGTATTAAAGTTAACTCTTGTAGAAATTCATTATTTAACAATAAATTCACACTCCTATAATTCTTCAAGTATAGAAGAGAATACTCTCAAAAATAGATCTATTTCTTCATAAGTTATTGTTAGAGGTGGAAGTAATCTTAAAACTGTTCCACTGGTAATATTTAATAATACCCCTTTTTCTAAAGCCCTCTGTTTAATTTTATCGGCATAATCCCCTACTTCTAAACCGATAATCATACCTTTTCCCCGAATATCTAGAATAATCTGAGGAAACCTATCCCTTAATTTTATTAGCTCCCCTAACAGGTAACTACTTTTCCTTTTTACCTCTTTTAAAAATTCCTTTTCTAGAAGCTTACTTAATACAACTACCCCTGCGGCACAGGCAACGGGATTACCTCCAAAGGTACTACCGTGATCCCCCGGTTGAAAAACATTTTCTAGTTCTTGTCCTACAACCATCGCTCCTAATGGTAAACCT
The sequence above is a segment of the Anaerobranca gottschalkii DSM 13577 genome. Coding sequences within it:
- a CDS encoding lipoate--protein ligase, producing the protein MLNQSLTTKIYFSPSKDPWYNLALEEYLLDSVKKNEIYLYLWQNQNTVVIGRNQNPWKECRCEVLENSGGKLARRLSGGGAVYHDLGNLNFTFIMDKDLYDLSKQLKVIIDSVKIFGIDAEFSGRNDITVNGKKFSGNAYYFRGNAAYHHGTILVDTDFDKLTSYLQVSKEKIISKGIDSVQSRVVNLKNINPNITIEKMSDLLKKTFLGNYGGDGEEIEINNTEKIELLYNKYSSWEWRYGQTPSFDIVLSNKFDWGSIELGLQLKDGFIRSSKIYSDSLEVDFMETISSELIGLPLNLEKIAQKLNSFNDIDNNKDIIIKDLCYWLKHKSI
- the lpdA gene encoding dihydrolipoyl dehydrogenase, with the translated sequence MVEIKLEKLNGHEKVGKVGKINKKLGEIVKCGDILLEIESNKGNMSIRSNVSGKLTSILVEEGDLVKIGDILVKIEASKIEQEIKESIQGYNYFSSLMKPQKQEMMADITIIGGGPGGYVAAIQAAKLGAKVILIEKERLGGTCLNLGCIPTKCLVKSSKVFNSFKRAEEFGLYAENVSVNIRKVVERKNKVVDRLVGGISYLLQKNNVKIIYGEGKILNHETVYVKEKNVENLITTKNIIIATGSKAIKPPIHGIEDKNVITSDEALYLSELPKKLVIVGGGIIGMEFAFIFNSFGVEVSVIESVNSILSILDEDICQEIANIAIERGIKIYTDSKVEEVLSTENNESIVVFKSKEDKKFICADKVLIAVGRKPYLGNLDLHRLKIELNDEGMGIKVNEKLQTNIPNIYAIGDVTNKIQLAHVASHQGIIAVKNILGYDVKMNYDVVPNAIFTDPEIAVVGISEREANEKGIHVEIGKFPFQANGKALTIGEDRGFIKIIKDKSSNKIIGGAIIGPNATDLIGEITLAIKNHLKVEDIIETIHAHPTTSEVIHEGALAVEGGAIHFA
- a CDS encoding carboxymuconolactone decarboxylase family protein, whose amino-acid sequence is MAKTPRELLNEFMGGLQEVQKTNEAHVGAFMGLLGASYQPGKLDVKTKELISVAIGVYNRCEYCIVFHAYKALEAGATREEIMEAAMVGVAFGGGPTMAYSVTLLKQSLDEFEGDFK
- a CDS encoding MarR family winged helix-turn-helix transcriptional regulator codes for the protein MFTLDTCVAYITDNSMKFITDAFDQILSSKGVTRVQWIALYYLGLQEVINQKELANKMNIKESTVARLIDRMEREGLVIRCKKQDDRRAFNLLLTQKGKHYREVLIPEGEKFSEIVSKGINEEEMQMFLSVLKKMVLNVEEHMLRNK
- a CDS encoding M20 metallopeptidase family protein; this translates as MLNNEFLQELTLIRRRLHQVPELAFDLYQTHQIVKEYLLSYGYEIEVVAKTGIVALKKGEGTGALAFRADMDGLEVTELNDIDYISLHQGKMHACGHDGHMAILLGFAKYLSRLEKLNKDILLIFQPAEEGPGGAKEIIEEGILKKYNVEGIFGLHIFPGLEQGKIGLTNGPLMAQSGEVDLVIRGSSAHGAQPHKGSDAIVAASALILDYQTILSRKIDPLEPGVLTIGTIKGGEARNIIAGNVQLNGTIRAFHGETYNLIKEKMKKINLGIENIYEVQIDMEIRDFYPPVINDSKLFEIVKSSLDPEKVEIVKPLMLAEDFSFYQQQIPGIFMLLGSKNEEKGFVQPLHNGMFNFDEEILLLGVETYIKICQRLNVF